The genomic window GTTGCTGGAGGAGCTTCGTGCATCGCCGTCGCTTCCTGGCGTCACCGAAGGAAGTCACCGTCGTCGCTTGAGAAGAACCCGAAGAGTGAGAGGGAGTCCGCTGAGAGAATGCAACAGCCACAGAGACAAATAGCGATGCTGCCATCGCCGCTGTCACCGTGGTGGTCGTCGACGCTAGGGCTCGCCACTGCCACCATCTGAGCTCGCCGCTGCTGATGATGGTAAGCCAAACCGCTGTAAAAAAAAGGGTTCAGGCCGCCGCAGGTGTCGCTGCTGGAGAAGGAAGCCGCGTCTCGGTGTTTCTGACCGCCGGGAGGGGTTTTGTGACTTCCGGGACCACCGCCGAAGCTTCGGGCCGAGCCTCTACTGCTAGGAACGCCTCTGCTGCAACAGAGTTCCACCGCCGGTAAGAGTTTTAAGTTTAGTTTCTGTTCTTTTGGAATTCCGGAAAGGTTTTAACACCGCGTGGTTGTTACAGTCACCATCACCGGGGTTTTTGCTCGCGACTGTCACTTAGGGTTATTGTTGGAGCTATTGCCGGGTCGATTCGGAATCGCAGCTGCTTTATTTTGTTATTTCGGTAAATAATTATGTTTCGAAAAGTCTCgtgttagtattctgttgtgtatggttaatgaatatgagttttggtaacgtggggtcgagacctgattattatatgttgcgattagagtcgtGTGGTTGCTGAGAAAGTGGTTTGGAGAGGAGGTTGCGGCTGCCGCAGTTGCGGGCCGAGGG from Arachis ipaensis cultivar K30076 chromosome B09, Araip1.1, whole genome shotgun sequence includes these protein-coding regions:
- the LOC107616680 gene encoding uncharacterized protein LOC107616680, whose translation is MMVSQTAVKKRVQAAAGVAAGEGSRVSVFLTAGRGFVTSGTTAEASGRASTARNASAATEFHRRHHHRGFCSRLSLRVIVGAIAGSIRNRSCFILLFRVVWLLRKWFGEEVAAAAVAGRGRMCLWRVFEFSIFNNRGLFFFRLWTTKFGKAYFFSVRRYFCVILVFMFSLSLTLQVL